In Corynebacterium matruchotii, a single genomic region encodes these proteins:
- a CDS encoding ATP-dependent DNA helicase RecG, with translation MLNWEDNRKLTDLLPEKEAKTIRTTLGYTTAKELLTHYPRAYATHNDTPFLNQANDGDIVTCIGEIIHTATIHTKKTTTIYTITIQTTNELIKATFFHAKPHQAAWCERTLTRGTTAIFTGKIKTYRGAPQLQHPDFLLLNTPHPTSTGALKQLTAYGNDTDISNFLTSLPAIPIYPARQRITTWRILGAIHHILDHTNPIPDPLGPFTPPDLPTFDRALRGIHQDGTNAYTYRHRLAYNEALALALVMEIRRHDTTTRHATPLSPHPTGAPHHRETLINNLPYTLTTGQQTIINTIATDLNSPHPMQRLLQGEVGSGKTIIALIAMLQAVENGKQCALLAPTSVLAHQHGHSLTELLTNAGINLTITTLTGDMTPTQKNHALLAIISGDANIIIGTHALIQDTVEFYDLGLVIIDEQHRFGVEQRDSLRTKGKNHTTPHLLVMTATPIPRTIAMTFFGDLNHSTLNELPGGRRPIKSYVVPEYLPKYTTRAYEVMREHIHQGHQIYIVCPRINGPGGVLETHQHLSETEFKNYRIGLLHGQLKDADKDTTMRQFANGDLDILIATTVIEVGIDVPNATIIMIRESENLGVSQLHQLRGRVGRGGYDSICFFHHTAERGTPADKRIWQMAATTDGFQVAEIDLIQRHEGDVLGTSQSGTNRKIAFLNLARDIGLINRANRDAKNIVAHNLDLARQLIAGIDDITQDYLDKS, from the coding sequence ATGCTCAACTGGGAAGACAACCGCAAACTCACAGACCTCCTCCCCGAAAAAGAAGCCAAAACTATTCGCACCACCCTCGGCTACACCACCGCCAAAGAACTCCTCACCCACTACCCCCGCGCCTACGCCACCCACAACGACACCCCCTTCCTTAACCAAGCAAACGACGGCGACATAGTAACCTGCATCGGCGAAATCATCCACACCGCCACCATCCACACCAAAAAAACCACCACCATCTACACCATCACCATCCAAACCACCAACGAACTCATCAAAGCCACCTTCTTCCACGCCAAACCCCACCAAGCCGCCTGGTGCGAACGCACCCTCACCCGCGGCACCACCGCCATCTTCACCGGAAAAATCAAAACCTACCGCGGCGCCCCCCAACTCCAACACCCCGACTTCCTCCTCCTCAACACCCCCCACCCCACCAGCACCGGCGCCCTCAAACAACTCACCGCCTACGGCAACGACACCGACATCAGCAACTTCCTCACCAGCCTACCCGCCATCCCCATCTACCCAGCCCGCCAACGCATCACCACCTGGCGCATCCTCGGCGCCATCCACCACATCCTTGACCACACCAACCCCATACCCGACCCCCTCGGCCCCTTCACGCCCCCCGACCTCCCCACCTTCGACCGCGCACTCCGCGGCATCCACCAAGACGGCACCAACGCCTACACCTACCGCCACCGCCTCGCCTACAACGAAGCCCTCGCCCTCGCCCTCGTCATGGAAATCCGCCGCCACGACACCACCACCCGCCACGCCACCCCACTAAGCCCCCACCCCACCGGCGCCCCCCACCACCGCGAAACCCTCATCAACAACCTCCCATACACCCTCACCACCGGCCAACAAACCATCATCAACACCATCGCCACCGACCTCAACTCCCCCCACCCCATGCAACGCCTCCTCCAAGGCGAAGTCGGCTCCGGCAAAACCATCATCGCCCTCATAGCCATGCTCCAAGCCGTCGAAAACGGCAAACAATGCGCCCTCCTCGCCCCCACCTCCGTCCTCGCCCACCAACACGGACACAGCCTCACCGAACTCCTCACCAACGCCGGCATCAACCTCACCATCACCACCCTCACCGGCGACATGACCCCCACCCAAAAAAACCACGCCCTCCTCGCCATCATCTCCGGCGACGCCAACATCATCATCGGCACCCACGCCCTCATCCAAGACACCGTCGAATTCTATGACCTCGGACTCGTCATCATCGACGAACAACACCGCTTCGGCGTCGAACAACGCGACAGCCTCCGCACCAAAGGCAAAAACCACACCACCCCCCACCTCCTCGTCATGACCGCCACCCCCATACCCCGCACCATCGCCATGACCTTCTTCGGCGACCTCAACCACTCCACCCTCAACGAACTCCCCGGCGGCCGCCGACCCATCAAAAGCTACGTCGTCCCCGAATACCTCCCCAAATACACCACCCGCGCCTACGAAGTCATGCGCGAACACATCCACCAAGGCCACCAAATCTACATCGTCTGCCCCCGAATCAACGGCCCCGGCGGCGTACTCGAAACCCACCAACACCTCAGCGAAACCGAATTCAAAAACTACCGCATCGGCCTCCTCCACGGCCAACTCAAAGACGCCGACAAAGACACCACCATGCGCCAATTCGCCAACGGCGACCTCGACATCCTCATAGCCACCACCGTCATCGAAGTCGGCATCGACGTCCCCAACGCCACCATCATCATGATCCGCGAATCCGAAAACCTCGGCGTCTCCCAACTCCACCAACTCCGCGGCCGCGTCGGACGCGGCGGATATGACTCCATCTGCTTCTTCCACCACACCGCCGAACGCGGCACCCCCGCCGACAAACGCATATGGCAAATGGCCGCCACCACCGACGGCTTCCAAGTCGCCGAAATCGACCTCATCCAACGCCACGAAGGCGACGTATTAGGCACCAGCCAATCCGGCACCAACCGCAAAATCGCCTTCCTCAACCTCGCCCGCGACATAGGCCTCATCAACCGGGCCAACCGCGACGCCAAAAACATTGTCGCCCACAACCTTGACCTAGCCCGCCAACTCATCGCCGGCATCGACGACATCACCCAAGACTACCTGGACAAATCCTAA
- a CDS encoding biotin/lipoyl-containing protein, with translation MKIYAPFAGIVHYHVAAGDTVTTGQKLASVEATKLEAAVIAPGPGVVVELSVADFGDVVGGQALVELADGSEPATLVGEGK, from the coding sequence ATGAAAATCTATGCCCCCTTCGCCGGCATTGTGCACTACCATGTCGCAGCCGGTGACACCGTTACCACCGGACAAAAACTCGCAAGCGTCGAAGCCACCAAACTCGAAGCTGCCGTGATCGCGCCGGGGCCGGGCGTGGTGGTGGAGTTGAGCGTCGCCGATTTCGGTGATGTGGTGGGCGGCCAGGCATTGGTGGAGCTCGCGGATGGTTCGGAGCCGGCAACGTTGGTGGGGGAGGGGAAGTAA